The Castor canadensis chromosome 8, mCasCan1.hap1v2, whole genome shotgun sequence genome contains a region encoding:
- the Ascl1 gene encoding achaete-scute homolog 1 → MESSAKMESGGAGPQPQPQPQPQPQPQPQHFLPPAACFFATAAAAAAAAAAAAAAQNAQQQQQAPQLSPAADGQPSGGGHKSAPKQVKRQRSSSPELMRCKRRLNFSGFGYSLPQQQPAAVARRNERERNRVKLVNLGFATLREHVPNGAANKKMSKVETLRSAVEYIRALQQLLDEHDAVSAAFQAGVLSPTISPNYSNDMNSMAGSPVSSYSSDEGSYDPLSPEEQELLDFTNWF, encoded by the coding sequence ATGGAGAGCTCTGCCAAGATGGAGAGCGGTGGCGCGGGCccgcagccccagccccagccccagccccagccccagcctcagCCGCAGCATTTCCTGCCGCCGGCAGCCTGTTTCTTTGCCAcggccgcggcggcggcggcggcggcggcagcggcagcCGCGGCGCAGAACGCTCAGCAACAGCAGCAGGCGCCGCAGCTGAGCCCCGCGGCGGACGGCCAGCCCTCAGGGGGCGGTCACAAGTCAGCGCCCAAGCAAGTCAAGCGACAGCGCTCGTCCTCGCCGGAACTGATGCGCTGCAAACGCCGGCTGAACTTCAGCGGTTTTGGCTACAGCCTGCCGCAGCAGCAGCCGGCCGCCGTGGCTCGCCGCAACGAGCGCGAGCGCAACCGCGTCAAACTGGTCAACCTAGGCTTTGCCACCCTCCGGGAGCACGTCCCCAACGGCGCTGCCAACAAGAAGATGAGCAAGGTGGAGACGCTGCGCTCCGCGGTCGAGTACATCCGCGCTCTGCAGCAGCTGCTGGATGAACACGACGCGGTGAGCGCTGCCTTCCAGGCTGGAGTTCTGTCGCCCACCATCTCCCCCAACTATTCCAACGACATGAACTCCATGGCCGGGTCTCCGGTCTCATCTTACTCGTCGGACGAGGGCTCTTACGATCCTCTCagcccagaggaacaagagctgCTGGACTTCACCAACTGGTTCTGA